In Bradyrhizobium guangxiense, the following are encoded in one genomic region:
- a CDS encoding FmdB family zinc ribbon protein — translation MPVYEYLCDDCGPFKDLRPMAECDDPQNCPHCATLAPRVILTAPNFFCMPADKRKAHAVNERSTHAPQTLAQYKASHGPGCGCCSSGKTVKDKSSTDREKPARLMTKSKSGAKGFPTARPWMISH, via the coding sequence ATGCCGGTCTACGAATATCTCTGTGACGATTGCGGTCCCTTCAAGGACCTGCGCCCGATGGCGGAATGCGACGATCCGCAGAACTGCCCGCACTGCGCGACGCTGGCGCCGCGGGTGATCCTGACCGCACCGAATTTCTTCTGCATGCCGGCGGACAAGCGTAAGGCCCACGCCGTCAACGAACGCAGCACTCACGCGCCGCAGACGCTGGCGCAATACAAGGCTTCGCACGGCCCGGGCTGCGGCTGCTGTTCCTCCGGCAAGACCGTCAAGGACAAGAGCTCGACGGACAGGGAAAAGCCGGCGCGGTTGATGACCAAGTCCAAGAGCGGCGCCAAGGGTTTTCCGACCGCGCGGCCCTGGATGATCAGCCATTAA